A genomic stretch from Bacillus sp. N1-1 includes:
- a CDS encoding alpha amylase N-terminal ig-like domain-containing protein: MKRGNRRKLSLSLVIILVIQLLAGAIPGTVKAASSPVIDGTSATFIFEGDGSEESVLVAGDFTNWQEGALPLEKVDGVWKLTVDDLSDGLHQYKFIVGDEWMKDPLNPNGNDNSTFTIGETTDERIVTLVGDLQDELGAAGEWDPASEETKMEAKGDGFYEISGELPAGTYEYKVAINQSWGESYGDGANNFTLTLDEKTNVTFYYHDETHAIANSTTYTPVTTDKQPRLVGSIQPAIDAGAEWSPEQSTALFCDDDYDNIYSFSTSVPKGNYEYKVVLGDTWGEDYPADNAKLNVIEKADVTFFFNTETKEVSTDYTAEGSDGAVSKASLLHNSWEEAFRAPFGAVQEGKTVTLRLAAKKGDLTKADLYIKNQNTGTSLLIAMEKAATSDGKDYWEATVTPEEKGLYGYKFIVRDGSAKAEYGEDTKQGEAGKAVDANAELYQLTVFDPGYETPDWMKEAVVYQIFPDRFYNGNEANDDAKETARGPEPIEDQEWGELPDNPRLADSANYDGDGIWSNDFFGGDIKGIQQKLDYIQSLGVNTIYLNPIAKAASNHKYDATDWKAIDPMFGTPEEFKAFTDELEKREMHLIMDGVFNHVGDDSIYFDRYGKYDVVGAYEYWSRIYDLMNEEGMSEEDAKTEARKQLEDEGQTFNDEYGFHNWFNLKNEKVTDENGNERYDYQAWWGYDSLPEIKSIEGDAVDYDSELNNEKFADYIMYDEDSASKSWLTNGASGWRLDVANEVDMEFWREFRDELKSEEIAGAGATLKEGEEPLILGEIWDDASKYFLGDQYDSVMNYRFEGAILDFLKNGNAASADEKLMAVQEDYPAEAFHALMNLMGSHDTPRAIYVLGGGTDTYERAEFDPNYDHELGVQRLKLAAVLQMGYPGAPTIYYGDEAGVTGSKDPDDRRTYPWGDENTDLVEHYQAAGAVRTDHSDLLAYGKLTTLHADGDVYAFARTNEDGAAIIAVNRGTKAQTIDLDVKDVVKNKISFTDGLAKDYSVSVKDGKVSVTIPAMTGRMLIADQGQNFELPKAPSDLKVATGEGSAILSWTGDAAKYKVYRSTLQGAMYEEVEVTEGNDLTVDGLTNGQAYYFAVTAVDEDGNESVKVETTEPTIPHIEWKEGKFEISSVTAIEDQVLDLANTFAIEAGVKIDGATESSLAEGLIGKLQVKQGGEWQESKATYTGQDGAFNKFKADFRPIEKGSYAYRLAFSTDRGATWKTTNTEEVMFTQNQDDTKAPADAVKLEEPLKESGQVMLNWKLDGADGAYLLAVERNGERLELIENAETITYTDFAVENGKTYTYRIVAYDQAGNQTASNEVKITPDIVMVDVTFKVHAPEDTPLSAKVTMPGDQNGWSTSAWEMSRNGAVSPDWEIQKSFPEGTILTYKYVKGESWEQEGLADHTRNDKSDDDVSYYGYGAEGTDLKVTVTNQGSNKMVVQDEILRWIDMPVVVTSPENGAVVEGDKITFKGNAIKEGNLTINGEKVAVNDDMTFTHEVTIENGENEIPITIEPSEENKTAIFNNDGGAIGKNTKKYTWQVTSNAGEAEAKEPVRLFGDDRYATAVEISKEGWDEADTVVIARGDNFADALAGAPLAYKVDAPILLTREKGLDKSVINEIKRLGAKKAIILGGTSAVPKFIAYQLEGLDLKVKRIYGENRFETAANIQASLGGSPDKAVVANGMDFPDALSAASYAAENGYPILFTKQDQVPKATKVALRSVDQTIVAGGEAVISEHAFSKLPDATRYAGDNRFGTAASIATDLNPSTHVFIATGMDFADALTGSVLAAKQDASMLLVKPNELPAETAEAIKELKADSYTILGGESAVGNEVVEGLK, encoded by the coding sequence ATGAAAAGGGGTAATCGAAGAAAACTTTCACTGTCACTCGTCATTATTCTTGTTATACAACTGCTTGCTGGGGCTATTCCAGGAACAGTGAAGGCAGCTAGTAGTCCTGTTATTGATGGAACGTCAGCTACGTTTATTTTCGAAGGAGATGGGAGCGAGGAATCGGTTCTTGTAGCCGGTGATTTCACTAATTGGCAGGAAGGAGCGCTACCACTCGAGAAGGTAGATGGTGTCTGGAAGTTAACGGTAGATGATTTATCCGATGGACTTCATCAGTACAAATTTATCGTGGGGGATGAATGGATGAAAGATCCTTTAAATCCAAATGGTAACGATAACAGTACGTTTACAATTGGTGAGACGACAGATGAACGGATTGTAACCCTTGTCGGTGATTTGCAGGACGAGCTTGGAGCTGCGGGAGAATGGGATCCAGCGTCTGAGGAAACAAAGATGGAAGCAAAAGGAGACGGATTTTACGAAATCTCTGGTGAACTTCCAGCTGGGACTTATGAGTATAAGGTAGCGATCAACCAATCGTGGGGAGAGAGCTATGGTGATGGTGCGAACAATTTTACATTAACGCTAGATGAAAAAACGAATGTAACGTTTTATTATCATGATGAAACGCACGCTATTGCGAACTCAACTACCTATACGCCGGTGACGACAGATAAACAACCACGACTTGTTGGTTCGATCCAACCTGCGATTGATGCAGGGGCTGAATGGAGTCCTGAACAGTCCACTGCGCTGTTCTGTGATGACGATTATGATAACATTTATTCCTTTTCGACAAGTGTTCCTAAAGGAAACTATGAGTATAAAGTCGTCCTTGGAGATACATGGGGAGAAGATTATCCAGCAGATAATGCAAAGTTAAACGTGATAGAAAAGGCAGACGTTACGTTCTTTTTTAATACAGAAACAAAAGAAGTAAGCACAGATTATACAGCGGAAGGATCAGATGGCGCCGTTTCTAAGGCAAGTCTTCTACATAACTCGTGGGAAGAAGCTTTTCGTGCTCCATTTGGTGCCGTGCAAGAAGGAAAGACGGTAACACTTCGCCTTGCCGCAAAAAAAGGTGATTTAACGAAAGCCGATCTTTATATTAAAAATCAAAATACAGGTACAAGTCTTCTCATTGCAATGGAAAAAGCCGCTACTTCTGACGGGAAAGATTACTGGGAAGCGACAGTAACGCCTGAAGAAAAGGGCCTTTACGGCTATAAATTTATCGTTCGTGATGGTTCTGCTAAAGCGGAATACGGAGAAGATACGAAGCAGGGTGAAGCAGGAAAAGCAGTGGATGCGAATGCAGAACTCTACCAATTAACGGTCTTTGATCCAGGATATGAAACGCCAGACTGGATGAAGGAAGCTGTTGTGTATCAAATTTTCCCTGATCGATTCTACAATGGAAACGAAGCGAATGACGATGCGAAGGAAACGGCGCGAGGTCCTGAACCAATTGAAGATCAAGAATGGGGAGAGCTTCCGGATAATCCTAGGCTTGCGGATAGTGCCAACTACGATGGTGATGGGATTTGGAGCAATGATTTCTTTGGTGGCGACATTAAAGGGATTCAGCAAAAGCTCGACTACATCCAATCACTCGGTGTTAATACGATCTATTTAAATCCAATCGCTAAGGCAGCATCAAACCATAAATATGATGCAACGGATTGGAAAGCGATTGATCCGATGTTTGGCACACCGGAAGAATTTAAAGCGTTTACGGATGAACTTGAGAAACGTGAGATGCATCTCATTATGGATGGGGTTTTCAATCACGTAGGTGACGACTCGATCTATTTTGACCGCTATGGCAAATACGATGTGGTCGGAGCTTATGAATACTGGTCTCGCATTTATGATTTGATGAATGAAGAAGGCATGAGTGAAGAAGATGCAAAAACAGAAGCGCGTAAACAGCTCGAGGATGAGGGCCAAACGTTTAATGACGAATACGGTTTCCACAACTGGTTTAATCTTAAAAATGAAAAAGTAACGGATGAAAATGGGAATGAACGTTACGATTACCAGGCATGGTGGGGATACGATTCCCTTCCTGAAATCAAAAGCATTGAAGGCGATGCCGTTGATTATGATAGCGAATTAAATAATGAAAAATTTGCGGACTACATTATGTATGACGAAGATTCTGCATCAAAATCATGGTTAACAAATGGAGCGTCCGGCTGGCGCCTTGATGTGGCGAATGAAGTAGATATGGAATTCTGGCGTGAGTTCCGTGATGAATTAAAGTCTGAAGAAATAGCTGGTGCTGGCGCGACGTTAAAAGAAGGTGAAGAGCCGCTTATTCTCGGTGAAATTTGGGATGATGCTTCGAAATACTTCCTTGGCGACCAATATGATTCAGTTATGAATTATCGCTTTGAAGGCGCCATTCTCGATTTCTTAAAAAACGGAAATGCAGCGAGTGCAGATGAGAAGCTGATGGCGGTACAGGAAGATTATCCTGCTGAAGCGTTCCATGCGCTTATGAACTTAATGGGATCACACGATACGCCGCGTGCCATCTATGTCCTTGGTGGCGGAACGGATACGTATGAGCGAGCAGAGTTTGATCCGAATTACGATCATGAGCTTGGCGTGCAGCGTCTAAAGCTAGCTGCCGTGCTGCAAATGGGCTACCCTGGTGCTCCGACGATTTATTATGGTGATGAAGCTGGCGTAACGGGTTCTAAAGATCCTGATGACCGCCGCACGTACCCATGGGGTGATGAAAATACAGACCTAGTAGAGCACTACCAAGCTGCAGGAGCAGTTCGTACTGATCATTCAGATCTTCTTGCATACGGGAAGCTTACAACGCTACATGCAGATGGCGATGTTTATGCATTTGCGCGTACGAATGAAGACGGTGCAGCAATCATTGCAGTGAACCGCGGCACGAAAGCACAGACGATCGATCTAGATGTAAAAGATGTTGTGAAAAATAAAATCTCATTTACTGATGGACTTGCGAAGGATTACAGCGTATCGGTAAAAGACGGTAAAGTATCTGTCACAATTCCTGCGATGACTGGCCGCATGCTAATTGCGGATCAAGGACAGAATTTTGAACTTCCGAAAGCACCAAGTGATTTAAAAGTCGCTACTGGAGAAGGAAGCGCTATTCTTTCATGGACAGGGGACGCGGCAAAATACAAGGTGTATCGCTCAACGCTTCAAGGAGCGATGTATGAAGAAGTTGAGGTGACAGAAGGCAATGACCTGACCGTCGACGGATTAACAAACGGCCAGGCCTACTATTTTGCTGTAACAGCAGTAGATGAAGATGGAAATGAATCAGTTAAGGTAGAAACGACGGAACCAACCATTCCACACATTGAGTGGAAAGAAGGAAAGTTTGAGATTTCTTCTGTAACCGCAATCGAAGACCAGGTGCTAGATCTAGCAAATACCTTTGCGATTGAAGCGGGTGTAAAAATCGACGGCGCTACAGAATCGAGCCTTGCAGAAGGCTTAATTGGAAAGCTTCAAGTCAAGCAGGGTGGCGAATGGCAGGAGTCGAAGGCAACCTATACGGGACAGGATGGAGCATTTAATAAATTTAAAGCTGATTTTCGTCCGATTGAAAAAGGGTCCTATGCTTATCGACTTGCTTTTTCAACCGACCGTGGTGCAACGTGGAAAACAACGAACACAGAAGAAGTGATGTTTACCCAAAATCAAGATGATACGAAAGCGCCAGCGGATGCGGTGAAACTAGAAGAGCCACTGAAGGAGTCAGGGCAAGTGATGTTAAACTGGAAGCTTGATGGAGCTGACGGTGCCTATCTTTTAGCGGTGGAGCGTAATGGCGAAAGACTTGAGCTAATCGAAAATGCAGAGACGATCACGTATACCGATTTTGCGGTAGAGAACGGAAAAACGTATACGTATCGCATCGTGGCGTATGATCAAGCAGGAAATCAAACTGCTTCGAATGAAGTGAAGATTACGCCAGACATTGTAATGGTGGACGTAACGTTTAAAGTGCATGCCCCTGAGGATACTCCGCTTAGCGCGAAAGTAACGATGCCAGGTGATCAAAATGGCTGGAGTACAAGCGCATGGGAAATGTCTCGTAACGGAGCGGTATCACCAGACTGGGAGATTCAAAAGTCTTTCCCAGAAGGGACGATTTTAACGTACAAATATGTAAAAGGGGAATCTTGGGAGCAAGAGGGCCTTGCCGATCATACACGTAACGATAAGTCAGATGATGACGTGAGCTACTATGGTTACGGAGCGGAAGGCACTGATCTTAAAGTAACGGTAACGAACCAGGGCAGTAATAAAATGGTCGTACAGGATGAAATTCTCCGATGGATCGACATGCCAGTTGTGGTGACTTCGCCTGAAAATGGAGCTGTTGTGGAAGGTGACAAGATTACGTTTAAAGGAAATGCGATTAAAGAAGGTAACCTGACGATCAATGGTGAAAAAGTGGCAGTAAATGATGATATGACATTTACGCATGAAGTGACGATTGAAAATGGCGAGAATGAAATTCCGATTACGATTGAACCATCAGAAGAAAATAAAACCGCGATCTTTAATAACGATGGTGGTGCGATTGGGAAAAACACGAAGAAATATACGTGGCAAGTGACTTCGAATGCTGGGGAAGCGGAGGCGAAAGAGCCTGTTCGGTTGTTTGGAGATGATCGCTATGCAACAGCCGTTGAAATATCTAAAGAAGGATGGGATGAAGCGGATACTGTCGTCATTGCACGAGGCGATAACTTTGCAGATGCGCTAGCTGGGGCACCGCTCGCGTATAAAGTGGATGCGCCGATTCTTTTAACGCGTGAAAAGGGACTTGATAAGTCTGTGATTAACGAAATTAAGCGCCTTGGTGCGAAGAAAGCCATTATTCTAGGCGGTACTTCGGCGGTGCCGAAATTTATCGCTTATCAGTTAGAAGGACTGGATTTAAAAGTAAAACGGATATATGGTGAAAATCGATTTGAAACAGCTGCGAATATCCAGGCAAGCCTTGGTGGTAGTCCTGATAAAGCGGTTGTTGCAAATGGAATGGACTTCCCTGATGCTCTTTCTGCCGCTTCTTATGCAGCAGAAAATGGCTACCCGATTCTGTTTACAAAGCAGGATCAGGTTCCAAAAGCAACTAAAGTAGCGCTTCGCAGTGTTGATCAGACGATCGTGGCTGGTGGCGAAGCAGTTATTAGTGAGCATGCGTTTAGCAAGCTACCGGACGCAACGCGCTATGCAGGAGATAACCGTTTTGGTACAGCGGCGTCAATTGCAACGGATTTGAATCCATCAACTCATGTGTTCATTGCAACCGGCATGGATTTTGCTGATGCTTTAACAGGTTCCGTTCTTGCAGCAAAACAAGATGCGTCGATGCTTCTTGTAAAACCAAATGAACTACCAGCAGAAACAGCGGAAGCCATTAAAGAACTTAAGGCTGACTCGTACACCATTCTCGGTGGCGAAAGTGCGGTTGGTAATGAAGTGGTGGAAGGATTGAAGTGA
- a CDS encoding VOC family protein, whose protein sequence is MFTKVHHVAIICSDYERSKEFYTNTLGLTVIEETYRKERNSYKLDLAVGEHTQIELFSFPNSPERLSYPEARGLRHVAFEATDLDEAVQHLKEKGVSSLENIRLDELTNKRFTFFADPDGLPIELYEK, encoded by the coding sequence ATGTTTACAAAAGTCCATCATGTGGCCATTATTTGCTCAGATTATGAACGATCCAAAGAATTTTATACGAATACACTGGGATTAACAGTTATCGAAGAAACGTATCGAAAAGAACGAAATTCGTACAAACTCGATTTAGCTGTAGGGGAACATACTCAAATTGAATTGTTTTCCTTTCCTAATTCCCCTGAGAGACTGAGTTACCCTGAAGCGAGAGGTTTAAGGCACGTGGCGTTTGAAGCAACGGATCTTGATGAGGCGGTGCAACACCTTAAGGAAAAAGGCGTTTCATCACTTGAAAACATTAGACTAGATGAGCTCACAAACAAGCGCTTTACCTTTTTCGCTGATCCAGACGGCCTACCAATTGAACTATACGAGAAATGA
- a CDS encoding SDR family NAD(P)-dependent oxidoreductase has protein sequence MNMKKVAVITGGGSGIGEATAKRMAKEGIRVCLFDLKESRAEKVKEAIINDGGEAFVLDVDVADEERVTYGLKQVVNEWGRIDILFNNAGINGTLNPIEEMKVEEWDQTIETNLRSTFLMVKHTIPYMKENGGSMIITSSINGNRTFSNFGMSAYSTSKAGQVAFMKMAALELAQYRIRVNAICPGAIETNIDQNTDKKESVEDIEIPVEYPEGSHPLEQKPGSPEQVADVVCFLASDASSHVTGTAMFVDGAESLL, from the coding sequence ATGAACATGAAAAAGGTGGCAGTGATTACAGGTGGAGGTTCTGGCATTGGAGAAGCGACAGCTAAGCGAATGGCGAAAGAAGGGATTCGCGTCTGTTTATTTGATTTAAAAGAAAGTCGTGCAGAAAAGGTAAAGGAAGCGATTATCAATGACGGGGGTGAAGCATTTGTCCTTGATGTTGATGTTGCCGATGAAGAACGGGTTACATACGGATTAAAGCAAGTTGTCAACGAATGGGGACGCATTGATATTCTTTTTAATAATGCGGGCATAAATGGGACGCTCAATCCAATAGAAGAAATGAAGGTAGAGGAATGGGATCAAACGATTGAAACAAACTTGCGAAGTACGTTTTTAATGGTGAAGCACACGATTCCTTATATGAAAGAAAATGGAGGTAGCATGATTATTACAAGCTCCATTAATGGCAATCGCACCTTCTCAAACTTCGGCATGTCGGCCTACAGTACGTCCAAAGCAGGACAAGTTGCTTTTATGAAAATGGCTGCGCTTGAACTGGCTCAGTATCGCATTCGTGTTAACGCGATTTGTCCCGGCGCGATTGAAACAAACATTGATCAGAATACCGACAAAAAAGAAAGTGTGGAAGACATCGAAATCCCGGTTGAATATCCTGAAGGAAGTCATCCGCTTGAGCAAAAACCAGGCTCTCCAGAGCAAGTAGCGGATGTGGTTTGTTTTCTAGCTTCGGATGCATCCAGTCATGTGACAGGAACAGCGATGTTTGTCGATGGAGCAGAATCGCTATTATAA
- a CDS encoding SDR family oxidoreductase: protein MSLQLFNLQGKVAAITGATRGIGKSMVVALAEAGADIALLQRNPEQLDIKNEIETLGRKCVIIPCDLEDQDQVKEAIPNVINHFGRIDILINNAGIQRRSPSIDFLESDWDDVIDINLKAVWLLCQEAGRYMVPEGHGKIVNLASLLSYQGGVTVPAYAAAKGGVAQLTKALSNEWAKHNVNVNAIVPGYIATDMNTAILENATRNAQILDRIPAERWGDPEDFKGTILYLTSAASDYVHGHLLAVDGGWLGR, encoded by the coding sequence ATGAGTTTACAATTATTTAATCTACAAGGAAAGGTAGCTGCTATTACAGGGGCTACAAGAGGGATAGGCAAATCAATGGTAGTAGCATTAGCAGAAGCAGGAGCAGATATTGCTCTCCTTCAAAGAAACCCAGAGCAACTAGACATAAAGAATGAAATAGAAACTCTAGGAAGAAAGTGTGTAATTATACCGTGCGATTTGGAAGATCAAGATCAGGTGAAGGAAGCAATTCCTAATGTCATCAATCATTTTGGTAGAATCGACATTTTGATCAATAATGCTGGAATTCAAAGAAGGTCACCTTCTATCGACTTTTTGGAATCAGACTGGGACGATGTGATTGATATTAATCTAAAGGCTGTTTGGCTTCTGTGCCAGGAAGCTGGTCGATATATGGTGCCTGAAGGGCATGGGAAAATTGTGAATCTGGCTTCTTTACTTTCTTATCAAGGGGGAGTTACTGTACCAGCTTATGCGGCGGCTAAAGGTGGTGTGGCTCAGTTAACGAAGGCACTCTCAAACGAGTGGGCAAAACATAACGTGAATGTAAATGCGATTGTTCCGGGTTACATTGCGACGGATATGAATACGGCAATATTAGAAAATGCTACCCGTAATGCCCAAATACTAGATCGCATTCCAGCGGAGAGGTGGGGTGACCCAGAAGATTTTAAAGGGACGATTTTGTATTTAACTTCCGCGGCGTCTGATTATGTACATGGACATCTATTGGCAGTAGATGGAGGATGGTTAGGTAGATAG
- a CDS encoding TRAP transporter large permease, which translates to MIALLFISFFLLLIFGVPVGISLGVASIFTILYEGSIPLLVVPQKMFISMDSFTLLAIPFFMLTGVIMDKSGLTQKLVNFADSIIGWTRGGMSYVSVSSGMLMGGISGSAPADTAALSSVMTPSMVKMGFPARFAAALQAASGSIGIIIPPSIPMVVLGGIASISVGKLFLGGIIPGLLIGILLMVVSGFICSIKNYGSSEKKRFSIIYFIKSFRKAILPLMAPIIIVGGILTGIFTPTESSVIAVVYTLILGLAVYKSIKLKDMTGIFVEAIISSGNVLLIIAASSLFSWILISHNFPQILSNLILSISDNPIFIILVINVIFIVGGMFIEGLALLIMFVPIMLPIAMSAGMDPVVFGVMIVINIAIGTLTPPVGVCLFVACSSSGVKLDHAMKSAVPFVGVLCVALLLIVFFPTLVTFIPNLIE; encoded by the coding sequence ATGATAGCGCTTTTATTTATTTCGTTTTTTCTACTCCTTATTTTCGGTGTTCCAGTAGGTATTTCTTTAGGTGTAGCATCTATTTTCACAATATTGTATGAAGGTTCAATTCCGTTATTAGTCGTTCCACAAAAGATGTTTATTTCAATGGATAGTTTTACGTTATTAGCCATTCCTTTCTTTATGCTGACAGGTGTCATTATGGATAAAAGTGGACTAACACAAAAGCTTGTAAACTTTGCTGACTCGATCATTGGATGGACAAGAGGTGGAATGAGTTATGTAAGTGTTTCTTCGGGTATGCTGATGGGGGGGATATCTGGCTCAGCGCCTGCTGACACGGCTGCTTTAAGCAGTGTCATGACGCCAAGCATGGTGAAAATGGGCTTTCCTGCAAGGTTTGCAGCTGCTCTACAAGCGGCATCAGGTTCGATCGGAATTATTATTCCCCCGAGTATACCAATGGTCGTCTTAGGTGGAATAGCAAGCATATCAGTTGGAAAACTTTTTCTAGGTGGGATTATTCCAGGGTTACTAATTGGTATCTTGCTTATGGTAGTGTCCGGATTTATTTGTTCAATAAAAAACTATGGATCTTCTGAAAAGAAAAGATTTTCTATTATTTATTTTATAAAGAGTTTTAGAAAAGCAATCTTACCTCTAATGGCGCCAATTATCATTGTGGGAGGGATTTTAACCGGGATTTTCACACCTACTGAGTCTAGTGTTATCGCAGTAGTCTATACGCTAATTCTAGGTTTGGCCGTCTATAAAAGCATAAAATTAAAAGATATGACTGGAATTTTTGTTGAAGCAATTATCAGTTCTGGAAATGTGTTGCTTATCATTGCAGCTTCATCTTTGTTCAGTTGGATTCTCATAAGTCATAATTTCCCGCAGATTTTAAGCAACCTTATTTTGAGTATATCAGATAACCCTATTTTTATTATTTTAGTTATCAATGTCATTTTCATAGTCGGTGGGATGTTTATTGAGGGACTTGCTTTATTGATCATGTTTGTCCCTATTATGTTACCGATCGCTATGAGCGCTGGCATGGATCCTGTTGTTTTCGGTGTGATGATTGTTATTAATATCGCGATCGGAACGTTGACTCCACCAGTAGGAGTTTGTTTATTTGTGGCATGTTCGTCTTCAGGAGTAAAACTGGATCACGCTATGAAGAGTGCAGTCCCATTTGTAGGAGTCTTATGCGTTGCGCTATTACTTATTGTCTTTTTCCCGACGCTCGTTACCTTCATACCGAATTTAATTGAGTAG
- a CDS encoding TRAP transporter small permease, whose translation MNKSAAVGDRIESILGKVILILMLVLVTLVFMQVVLRYVFSSGMVWAEELERFIFVWLMFLGITMGIYKQRHIAITFVVEKIEKYFKGVNLVIHIITGAFFCVLTWQGTLFVIENFSGTASVLPIGIGYIYSIIPLSGIFAIIFIILINVRGKGNL comes from the coding sequence TTGAATAAAAGTGCCGCAGTAGGTGATCGAATAGAAAGCATATTGGGGAAAGTCATTTTAATTTTAATGTTAGTCCTTGTGACTCTGGTGTTTATGCAGGTCGTTCTCCGATATGTTTTTTCAAGCGGAATGGTGTGGGCCGAAGAGCTCGAAAGATTTATATTTGTGTGGTTAATGTTCTTGGGCATAACGATGGGGATCTATAAACAAAGACATATCGCGATAACATTTGTTGTTGAAAAGATTGAGAAGTATTTTAAGGGAGTGAACCTGGTTATTCACATCATCACGGGGGCATTCTTCTGTGTGCTAACCTGGCAAGGGACTTTGTTTGTGATTGAAAACTTTTCAGGAACCGCTTCGGTATTGCCTATTGGAATAGGTTATATTTATTCAATTATTCCCCTATCAGGTATTTTTGCGATTATCTTTATTATTCTCATAAACGTTAGGGGGAAGGGAAATTTATGA